Part of the Aquimarina sp. MAR_2010_214 genome is shown below.
GAAATTAAGTATCAATTTAAGAACAAGAGCACCATTGATCTTGTTCAAGACTAAATGAAAACACTTTTTGTTTTATTTTTTGGCATGTTTTCTATACTCATAACTGCACAAGATATTCAATCTTTCAATTATGACAATAAGCCGGTACATGATATTTTAATGGATTTGGAAAAAGTTTATGAAGTTAAATTCGGTTATGAATCTACTTCCTTTGGCGATAAATTAATTACGTTTCATATCAATGCATCAAACTTAGGGCAAATATTATCTAAACTTGAGAGTCAACTCAATGTTATCGTAGATAAAATTAACGAACGGTGGTATGTGATTAAACTGAATCATACCTTAACTATCTGTGGACACATAAAAGACGGTGTTAATAACACCTCTCTACAAGGTACAAGTGTCATCACCAAATTAAAAAATAAAGGAACAATTTCTAATGCAGAAGGGTTTTTTGAACTAAATAAAATCAATGAATCAGATACCCTTCAAATTTCTTTCCTTGGTTTTAGAACTATCGAATTGCCTGTCAAACAACTCAATCACAACCAGTGCGAAACGTATAAATTAGTTCCAGAAAGTTATCAATTAACTGAAGTTGTAATAAATGAGTACCTTACTTCAGGAATTGAAAAGACACTCGATGGAGCAATAAAAATCAATCCTAATGACTTAGATATTTTATCAGGTCTCTCTGAACCAGATATCTTACAAAGCACACAATTACTCCCAGGAATAGAAAGCTCCTCCGAAACAGCTTCAGAGCTATATATAAGGGGTAGTTCTCCGGATCAAAATCTAATTCTTTGGGATGGTATAAAAATGTATAACTCTAACCATTTTTTTGGGACGATATCTGCTTTTAATCCCTATATCACAAAAGATGCCAAAATCTATAAAAGCGGTACTAAAGCTCAATATGGAGATAGAGTTTCTGGAGTTTTAGATATTAGTACAGATGATGAGGTGCCTACCAAAACCGAAGGTGGTTTTGGGCTGAATATGACTCATGGTGACTTGTATCTAAAAATTCCTTTTTCCAAGAAATTTGGGATACTCTTATCTGGTCGAAGATCTATTAATGACTTCGTTACTACTCCAACTTTTAATAATTTTTCTAAAAAGGTGTACCAGAATACGAGTATAACTAAGAATCAAACATATTTCGAACCAGGTTCTACTCAAAACGAAGAAGATTTTTATTTTACAGATGTTACATTAAAAATGATTGCTCAATTATCTCAAAAAGATCATATCTCTATTTCTAATATCCTAACTAAAAACAAGCTGGATTATAGATTTAAAGTCATCGACCGTGAGATTAATTCTAATGATCAGTTGAGTATTCAAAACTTGGGTACCAACACTACTTGGGAGCGACACTGGAATGACAATTTTTTATCAAAAACACAACTATACTATTCCAAATATGATTTATCATACAATGGAAAAATTCAAGTTCTTGAAGAAAATTATTCATCATCTAAAGAAAATAACATCAAGGAGTTTGGCACTATTTTCCATACTGATTGGAATTTAAATAACAAACTCACTTTCTCAAATGGATACCAATATTTTGTTAGTCAAGTTTCATACGATTTCGCACAAGGTGGTTTTTTTAATTTGACCAACAACGTAAAAAGCCCTACCCATGCATTATATAGTCAACTGAACTATTCTAAACCAGATAAATGGTATTTTGATATAGGACTTCGAGCTAATCATTATACCTATTCAAAATTAACAAAATTACAGCCCAGACTTTATATAGAACGATTTATAGGCAAGAATTTTAAAATAAAAGCATCTGCAGAAGTTAAAAGTCAAGCCGTAAATCAAATCCTTGAATTGGAGACCAGAAATTTTGGTTTGGAAAGTCAAGTCTGGGTATTAACCGAAGAATATAGCTCTCCAATATTAACAAGTGATCAGTATTCCTTAGGTTTTTTGTTTACAAAAAATGGATGGCTTTTAGATATTGATGCATATCATAGACAAGTTGATGGGTTAACCTCCATTGCGAGAGGATTTGAGTCTGTGGATGCGGAAAATCTGAATTTTATACCCAGAGGAGAAAGCACTACAAAAGGTATTGATGTATTATTGAAAAAGAAGATAAACAAGTATTCGACTTGGTTGAGCTATACGCATTCAACTACCGATTTTTTATTTCCTAAACTCAACCAAGGAATTGCTTTCAAAGGTAATAATGACATTACTCACTCATTAAATTGGGCACACTCCTACAAATGGAACAATTTTCAATTTTCTCTAGGCTGGAAATACCGAACGGGTATTCCATATTCAAAACCAACTGGAATTGAAACACTTAACGAAATCACTCTTATTAAGTACACTACTCATAATGATTACCGATTGCCGGATTACCATCGATTGGATTTTTCTGCACTCTATGAGTTCAAACTGTCTAAAAAAAATGATTCCCCAAGATGGAAGCTGGGACTGTCTATACTTAACCTTTATGGTCGGAAAAATATATTGAGAAAAACCTACTCATCGGTTAATACCACTAATTCTAATGGTGAGCAG
Proteins encoded:
- a CDS encoding TonB-dependent receptor domain-containing protein, with protein sequence MKTLFVLFFGMFSILITAQDIQSFNYDNKPVHDILMDLEKVYEVKFGYESTSFGDKLITFHINASNLGQILSKLESQLNVIVDKINERWYVIKLNHTLTICGHIKDGVNNTSLQGTSVITKLKNKGTISNAEGFFELNKINESDTLQISFLGFRTIELPVKQLNHNQCETYKLVPESYQLTEVVINEYLTSGIEKTLDGAIKINPNDLDILSGLSEPDILQSTQLLPGIESSSETASELYIRGSSPDQNLILWDGIKMYNSNHFFGTISAFNPYITKDAKIYKSGTKAQYGDRVSGVLDISTDDEVPTKTEGGFGLNMTHGDLYLKIPFSKKFGILLSGRRSINDFVTTPTFNNFSKKVYQNTSITKNQTYFEPGSTQNEEDFYFTDVTLKMIAQLSQKDHISISNILTKNKLDYRFKVIDREINSNDQLSIQNLGTNTTWERHWNDNFLSKTQLYYSKYDLSYNGKIQVLEENYSSSKENNIKEFGTIFHTDWNLNNKLTFSNGYQYFVSQVSYDFAQGGFFNLTNNVKSPTHALYSQLNYSKPDKWYFDIGLRANHYTYSKLTKLQPRLYIERFIGKNFKIKASAEVKSQAVNQILELETRNFGLESQVWVLTEEYSSPILTSDQYSLGFLFTKNGWLLDIDAYHRQVDGLTSIARGFESVDAENLNFIPRGESTTKGIDVLLKKKINKYSTWLSYTHSTTDFLFPKLNQGIAFKGNNDITHSLNWAHSYKWNNFQFSLGWKYRTGIPYSKPTGIETLNEITLIKYTTHNDYRLPDYHRLDFSALYEFKLSKKNDSPRWKLGLSILNLYGRKNILRKTYSSVNTTNSNGEQISTINEINNVSLKTTPNFMLRFSF